The DNA segment TCCGAGAAAAAATACAGCGCAGCCGCGGTTCAAGGTCGCTCGTCTGGGCCTGCAAGTTCGGAGCTCGTCGTTACCGCGGATAAAAAGAAGAGGGATGATCGATGGTGAGAATCGACTGGGCTAGTCACTGTGGCTTCGTACAGGAGAAGACATCACCTTGCGGAGGAGGTGCCAGGACTCTACATTCGGCGCCTAACGCTCGAGGACCCCAGGAGGAGGGAACCGTCCGGTTCAAGGTCGCCCTCCCCGGCGCGCCATATCTGTCATCCTCGTAGCGGCTGCGTCCGCTTGGCGCGAGGATCTTCGAGGTACCGGAGCGAAGACTGGAGATCGTAGAGTTCTCCGTCGACAAATTTACAGCCCGGCCCGGCTAGCGAGTCGCGATCAGAGTTCGCGGGCGATGATTGACAAGTTAGATCTCTGCACCTGCAGCTCCTCCACACCGCCTATACCATATAATACAAAACCGGCAATTAAGCCATCGAGAACTGGTTTCGAAGAATTTTCGTAGGTTTCGTCTATATTTAGCGGAGAACGTGCTTTAACATATCATTGACGTCGTGCCTGGatttaattttccatttataggacaatgaagaaattaaaaaaagaaacctatttcagtaaaataattcttcTCATATTCTTCCCTCTTAGTGTCTTACGTACACCATACGCCTGACAATCCACTAGGACGTAAAGCAAAAGAGATAACTAATCAGTCCTGGTTATTGAAGGATCAACTTCGATCGCGTTTATACGAATTAACATAGCTGCGCTAAAGAGGTCGAACTTCCCGAGGCGCAAGTCGAGGTCTAGCGGAGTACGCTACTCACGATGAACACTCTCACTAGGACCCCGTAATTAAACGTACTAAAATTTAACGGTCGGTCCGTCGGACGGACGATCGCTGCTGCGACTTAATAAAGCCTCACGGGCGATCGCCGTGTACCGGCACCATAACGTGATTAAAGCGGTTCTCGCATTAAAATACGAGCGGTATCGGTACGTCATTATCATCGACGTTTGAtctccttccccccccccccccctcgcgcCGTCCTTCCAGCATCTTCGATCTTCCCCCGTAACGCGGCGAACCTGACCTCCACCGCGAGATCCGGGCAATGTTACCGGATTTATTACGACTTTGGAACGTGCTCTCGTTTCCCGCGAAACGGCCcctcgtcgccgccgccgaaTCCTCCCACGTTCCGCCTGCATTCCCTTTGATCTGCGTGCCTTCTCCTTCCTTTCCCTGGAAGTCTTTCCAAGCGGCGACCGAGGCTACGCCTCATGGAACACGCTCTTTGCCCTCTCGGCAATTAGAGCTGTTGCTCAATTCAGTAATCTGGAGCAGCTGTAGATCGCAGATCACGTCAAGTCTTTTGAATTCTCGCTCATGGTGTTATCGAAGGTGTTCTTACGAACGCGGTGTCCCAACTGCTTTGGTAATAGGATAAAAGTAAGAATGCGCGGTTGttttatacgtttatatacataaaaaccTTAATTAGATTTCTGATCGGAAAGAATCTCGAAATATTATGTGAAATTAAACGTTTGTTAATgaagatatgtatatatattcgatGATGTGACATAAATTACTACTGGATCGAACGCTTACTAATTATGTTTTCTTAAAGAAGGCATCGtcgtttcttttaattaactttctattttttgccATTGTTATCTCCAATATTACTCCGTTCGTTGTTTTTATTCACATTCCTATTTTTTTCCCCATACAGAAATCCATGTAGATTtcatgttaatatttatcctCAATGAAATTTAGTCGAGAagactaaattatattttcattatggTTTATTTGTAGTCgcgatatttatctttttctgaaCGGACGGAACATAAGAAAAAGGACAACAACGCGCCGCACTGATAAATTTACCGAATCATCTCTCGCCATGATTATTTTCGGTGTCCAGGGTATTATTTTTCCCCTCGAGCTCTTCCCGCGCTTCATTCTCCATCGCGCATCGCCCGCCTTTTTGCTCTCGCTATATTTTTTCATCCCCTCTTCTTGTTCAGCTTGCGGTTCAAGGTCGTAATCTTCTCGAGACCTCCTTTCTTTCAACCAGTTCTCCGCTTCATCTCccttttaatctttttcttcgGCCGTTCTTGCGCCTTCGTTTTCGAAGTTCAAGgccttcctcttcttcttgcATATTTTCTCCCGACTTCTTCCTCGTGCATTCAAATTTCTTTCTCGACCTTGCTCTTCtcgtttttcatttattcactCCAATTTCTTCTCAAACTCCTCCCTTTCTTTTCCCATTCACTTCCGTTTGTCCCCCTTTTCACTTCCAAATGTTTCTCACTTCAATAACTTTGCATCTTTTTTCCCTCTCGtattcacttttatttttttcctatctTTCTTAATAGAGTttgtatattcaaatattttatagtataatcTCTTTTTCCCCtattataagttttatgtGCCTTTTATCTTTTCGTCTTATCTCTGAGTAGTTCCGATTCCCTTCACATTTCACTTTCGCCCGTTTCTTCCACCGAGAGATTCGTCTTGTTTCTTCTTGTTCACGTTTACATCCTTCTTCTCGGCATTTCCTCTTTGAAGCGTCGTGCCCTCCAGGCTCTGCAATCACATCTAGTTATCCAGTTGTCTGAAGTCGCGGAGGGCGAGTACCCTTTCTCGTTGTCGTTACGAGCCCTTTCTGCGCCATATCCACGTGCAATCATCGTGGCGAGCGATCATTACAAAGTGAACGAAGCGAGAAGTGTTGCTAACTTTGTCGTGACACGAGCCCTGCGGCCCTTCGCTCGCCGTCTCACGAAAGACATGTCttcacttttatttctttgcgaATTTTAGACGATAGCGTTTTATCTTCAATACCTTATGCTGCCATCGAAACCTTTCAATCTTGAACGTTACATTTCTGATCGTCCACTCAATTTCATAGAACCAAGTTTCTTAAATATGAAAAGCAATGGAACTAAGTATATCCGTCTTGGGCAcgtgatatatttaaatttaaaaaaagtgtagtgtttaattaaaatgatatattattagaGAACATGCGTCATTAttcttaatacatttaaatcatttatctatcttcaacctttttactatttaatttatgtatctaGCTACAGATCTTGGGTGGAAAGGATTCGAAAAGAGAGTCCGgcttttttaacaatagtgTCTTTGGAGCTTCCGGAATCGCCGATACCCCTGATAGAGTCCCAAGCGAACGCGCGTTCAAGACGTGACAAGTCCAGTGAGCTTGTGGAAGACAAGGATGATATCTTAGACGAATTTTTGAGGAGGGTCACGGAGATCGGAAAAGATACGGAAAAGGAAATCCGCACGGGAAGACATGACGTGTCCCGGAAAAGCCGTCGCAAAAAAAATAGCGGGTCATTGGAATGCTCGAGAGCGCCTGACACTCTCGAAGAATGCACGAGAAACATTATCGAAGGTTAGATTATGTATCTTTTCTTTAGAATAAGATAactgttgtgtgtgtgtgggcatttaaaaaataacaatgattttatattaatatatcattctaaaaatttttaatgataaattttatcaaattcctGCTAAAAGTAAATTCGACTCACATATTCATTAAAGTAACTAGAAAGACGTATATAATATGCCACGCGTtacgtaaaagaaaatagggTTGCAGCCTTCTAGATGCAGATATATTTCGCAATGCAACCCCTATTTCCATGCTCGGAATCTTTAGAACAAGATCAGGAATTTTCAGATTAAATCAAGTGTAATATCACCTTCAAATCAGTTGATTCACTGTGACTTAATTGTCCTTGGAGGAATTGATCGTGTTCGCGGATTATAAGAATGTGACGAAGAACACTGTAAAACGTTCGCACATTTTCGCATTTATCAgctttacatttaattatcacTTTTTTGCTCATTTTACCCATGACGAGACGttggtctttttttttatccgtCTCCGGTCGACTTACTCCGTGAGAGGTCTTTCGGAGCATCTACAGCTCGTTTACTCCTAAATATCGATCCTAGGCGAGAGCTCGAGATCGGATTTCAGGGTCGCGCGTCGCAGGATCGCCGTAAAACGGACCTTGAAATCACCGTCGGCACCTTTCGCGATTCCGTGGAGATTTGTCGAAATTTTTCCGACTGGCGTGCGAGGGGCCAGCTTTGGAGGAAGCGACCAAGCAAATCTCGAAATTCTCGGATGGCAATATCGAATTTCAGGGCCGAGCCGCGACGGACAGAGCAGACCGCAAGACACCGGCGACGAATGCATATGCTCCGAGACAGCTCCGAAGGATCTACGAATAGACATTCGCAGGAAGACGGAGGTCACGTGTAGTACTCCGCCGTGCACTCCGAGCCCGGAAGTGACTCACGCCATTCGGATCGCGATGAAGTATCACGGTCGGTCGGGATGCAAAGTCGGAGACGATGAGAGTTCAGTGgaagaagagaaggaggaggaggaggaggaggaggaagaggaggaagaggagaaaaaggaaaaggagcGGGAGGACGAAAAGCGAGCGGAGGAAGAGGCGTATGAGAATGGCAGGAGGAGGACGAAGAACGAGGGGAGCAAGAAGGATCTTCAAGGTCCATCGAACGCGAGGAAGGAATCGGTGAAGCACGACGCTCGCTGCGTCGCCGTCGGTGCGAACGCCACGTTAGACTTCACGCTAAATTGCAACAGCGTGCGACTCACTACTCGTGACACGAGTTTGAAGACAGCGTCGAGAGGCGAGAGGCTGGGACGGCCGGAAACGCGAAGTTAGTTCGCGTGGGTTCGCCTCTCGAAAAGTGTTCCGCTCGAAATCCCGCGTTCCGTCCGATGGATGCTCCGTTTGTggttttaaatatacatatcgtAAAGCACATAATAGCTCGATGATTTCCCTACCTGCTCCCAACGTGTTCTCAGCTTGTCAAAGTTTCTGTTCGCACGCGCCCGACCTAATCTTTCCTcggagatttattttattttttattcctcTTCGTACATTCGGTAATGCATTCTTGCTTTTTTAAGATAAGATAATGAGGAGGTAAGATAAACAAAACACTCCGAAAAGTGAATACGTTGAACAGAAATTCTTCTCATAATGAATGAAATCCTGATGTAAATGTGAAcagttttaaattagaatCTAGGAAAAAAGGACGTGTGCGTCAGAATAACTTATCAGATTCGCGGTAATTGACACGACAGCTCGAGCTGATggttctttttttcaacaaatttaaCCAGCATGAATTTTGATCGTGCGTTGAATTAGCATTCGGTCTCCGCACAACAATTTGCAAAAATCGATTCATAATTCTGAGTCTTGTTCAAACAAAAATACCATAGCATGTtggcataaaatattttttaatttcgcaaCATTGTGCGATTGACTacgtttaatttttgcgaagaaatattaatcttattagCATATGCAGGAATCcatttaatagatttaatcTGTTAAGTTTCTtgactatttttaaaatttaatcgaaaAAATATCTGGAAACCGACAAATATCAAgagtcataaattttaagtacatatttagaaaataaaatctaaattggTATAATTACGTACATATTTAGCAATACCAATagacacatatatacattctgttgtactttttaatgaaaattgctTGAAACagataataaagattttattaaaaaatcatacggcgtatatattgttaaatgaCATAATGTAAATACGATTACTAATGGGAAACAGGATTACTATAACATGATTGCgcttttcaataattattttcgtgaGCTTTTGACTTCCCAGAAGGACTTAATGCGGCAAAAACCACTCGTTTCTCGTTTAATGGTTTACTCAACGCACACCTCGGTGCATCAGGGACTACCAGCCGGAAACGCAAGACTCTCAATGCTGTATAATCGCGACGAGCAGTTTCTAGATTTCGCTCGGAACTATCACAAAATCCGCCTCTCCTTTTCCAACGCCGAAAACCGTAAGTGGGAGGACCGGAGCTTGCGCCGAAACCGCCCGTGGAATCGTGAATCTTTCGCGCGCGGCAATAAATCGCAATCGCCGATTCGATTTCTGcgaacacgcgcgcgcacacgagAGAACGTACGCGCAGATACTCCGAGGCGGCCTATTAATTAGCTCGTCTAATAAATCGCGACCGACTGGGgaaagaggagaggagaggagggaaGAGTATCGCCGTTTCGGTTCTTCTCGCCTTCGATCACGACGAGCAAAAGAAGGTAAAGGGAGACGAAATGATGAGAAAGGGGATggaagggaggaagagagggcAGTATGCCGATCAAGAGGaacaagaagaagaggaagcgGCCGAAAAAGAGAGACCATCGTGCGTGGTTTCGTGGTGGACCAGCGTGCGAGATGAGAATCGCGTCTAGGCTGACTCCATGGAAGGCCAAGCCGGGCCCAAACCGGGTGAGAGAAGTTGGCCGGCTCGTCTCTCggtttctctctccttctctcccttcctctctctttctctttttctctgttCGTCTTCTTTACTTTCCTCCTCCGCTTCTTCCTCCCACTCTCGCGAGAGGCGGCCatcgcatttttattttgtctgtGCTGCGCCGCGTTGcgctgctctctctctctctctctctctctctctctctttctctcaccctctctttctctctctcgccctttttctttcttcgtaGGGCGAAAATGGTTCATGGCCGTTCCCGAGCGCCGATTTCGCCGCGGATCCTGCGCGGAGGATCGACCTCTACTCCCCTTTATCCTGCGCCTCTCTCCTCCTGGTCCTGCCACTTTATTCGCCACGCTTCTTCGCTCCGGCCGCCTCGCAGTCGCGCCGCGGTTTTTCTTCGCGGTATTCCTTTCTTTATGCACGCGATTGCATCGTTCACCTTTTTAACGCGCCGTAATGGAATTTCTGTTTTCTACCGGCTAGATTATACCACACCACCTTCTCAAAGCGGGAGGTTTTTTTCACCTCCGAAGTTTCGTTACTTTATAACGGCCGATAGAATAGCGTTTGGCCGAACAATGCGGGAGCCGTTTATCACGGGAGTcgtaaatcaatttttgaaatataataaacaagtaATGAGATGCGGGTGTGCAAATCCGTGCGATACTTTAGCGAGACTTTCAAAACACAAtcgctttaaaataaatgactcATATAAATTCTCTCAGCGGAGATCAATACGACTTATAATGATTTCAAGATGAATGACTCGTATAAGTTATCGGCGGATATCATTGTCTTTCGCAGCACAATCTTTCGCAACatctatatgtaaattattctgtcaatttattttttctccgTAAGATAGgctattcctttttttcccaTAAGATAGttctaatcttattattaccacttctttttgtttttttccctCCGTTACTgatatttagatttaatcTAAGAATAATCACCGTagttttttttgcatatacgATTACTTGGAATGATTTTTACGTCTCgattaaaaacaaagatattaatagTCTTATGAtactttttaacttaaatctcATTCAAGCTAATGTtactaatatttcaaatttatataaaccaTTACTATATTTGATTGTTTTCTACACTTTAGTTTCTTTCAGTTTCAAAAATCAGTATTGTGTATATATGAGCCATAACttgtttttattgtacaaattgaGCCTCGAAATCTTCGAATAAAAGGTAAGTATAGATTTTGGTTcagtaagaaaattttactgtaatcTAAACATCGTTTTTCGACAGGTAACTGTTCTTAAGTTAAACTGCATTAATTCCGAAATTCAAGAGTTTATTtcgctttttaaaaaaataattaatttaatatcaagaTTTAACACTTTCTTTTCAGTGTATATttcttcaagtttttcaagaaaCGTGTTTTCTGCGGTCATAGCACGGCTGACCTAAAGAAGAACTCATTAACTGCGATTATCGCCTAATTAAATTCCACATCCGATCAGTCAGGATGACAATCGATATTTCGTCCGCAAATAACTATCCTTTGCGTGTCGCCAAGGGAGAGCCAAGAAAGGCGAAGGGATAGCGTGAAACAACGCGAAAGCGTGTAAGTTCTAATCGCAAAGAGTCCTTTCCCTTGGATCAAATTACCATAAATAATGATCcctttgcaatatttatagtaaCCCTACGGCCCCATCTTTATGGCCGCCTCTCCCTGCCATTCTTCTCCCTCGCCCTATCATTTCTTCGACTTTCTCTTCCCATTTTTACCACTTTTACCTTGTGTCCTGCTCCTTTCATCAGCTCGCTCGATCGCGTCGGGTTTTCCGCCGCTTTTCTTTCGTATTTCTCGCCCTCCTTCGTCCGTCTGCCTTTCCCTATTCTCGGCATCGATTAACGTGTTTACCCGGTCGGCCGGGGGTGCAAAAACGCGCGAACGGCCGCGCCTATCGCAATCGACGCTCGCGGAAGATCGCGGAATCGGAAAACAAAGGGGACTTTGTGCTCCGCTGATGAGACTGCGACGCCTCCTCTCACCATCGcgtctctcttctcttctgtCGGATATAACGAGGCGCATGGCGAGAGGTGGCAGAGGCGAGAGGAGGGTGTCAGAGATAGGGAATTGGTATATTGCTTGTGTGTGCCGCGTTGgcaggaaaaaaaagatagaggAGAGATAAAGGAGAAGAAAGAAGGGATTTCGCTTGTTGCGTGTTCTGGAGTCGGATTCCCCCCAAAGTCGCAATgccgaaataaaaatagcttCGTTGAGAcgatttgtaaattaattcaacaacAGTCCTCCTCGAGCTCATGTAATTGTGTATTCAAATGGTCGCACTTATCGTACGTgcaaatctatataaatgCAGCAAATGATTTCGGCGGTCTTTTAAATCTTCGATCTTCTTAATTGGCTATTATTACCTTGGAAATGAATCATTTACATTTATCGTTATCGTAATTTTGTTCGAGTCGCACGAACACGTCGGCGGAGTTCGAAATTAAGATACCAGATTCGTCTCTTAAGTGAAATtccaatttaagaaaaataatgtttgtttAGTTTGCCTAGACCAATTAACTctgtcaatttttataaacgtcTGTGTGTgggcaaaattaatattaaattatttataacaatatggTTATCTCT comes from the Monomorium pharaonis isolate MP-MQ-018 chromosome 9, ASM1337386v2, whole genome shotgun sequence genome and includes:
- the LOC114255702 gene encoding inner centromere protein, coding for MIRLLLLIQPVQNLLNYFQDETAVTNDEAGGGSSSLDEDAARRSRPSAQSTGLVTVASYRRRHHLAEEVPGLYIRRLTLEDPRRREPSGSRSPSPARHICHPRSGCVRLARGSSSYRSWVERIRKESPAFLTIVSLELPESPIPLIESQANARSRRDKSSELVEDKDDILDEFLRRVTEIGKDTEKEIRTGRHDVSRKSRRKKNSGSLECSRAPDTLEECTRNIIEGPSRDGQSRPQDTGDECICSETAPKDLRIDIRRKTEVTCSTPPCTPSPEVTHAIRIAMKYHGRSGCKVGDDESSVEEEKEEEEEEEEEEEEEKKEKEREDEKRAEEEAYENGRRRTKNEGSKKDLQGPSNARKESVKHDARCVAVGANATLDFTLNCNSVRLTTRDTSLKTASRGERLGRPETRS